In one window of Nicotiana tabacum cultivar K326 chromosome 12, ASM71507v2, whole genome shotgun sequence DNA:
- the LOC107809000 gene encoding uncharacterized protein LOC107809000 gives MDENEVAEGDGFEDRVGAPMEQFHRNEAISAVADDGFLVEEEDDDYEDLYNDVNVGENFLQSVRKNEDLGFKKETELVAPTPESSRAALPVAVGEVKVEKEENVVSRVSDGPDGFRDLGFRGNELGGRDPVKVESSDPVKVETCGLLGKMADLEQNTGDNIVNQGVIQRPNAAGSGVIGNAGNVGNSGNDNLVRHGMVNGNSTGNNVGGVGVLGGGPSGGGGGGGGTFLFVGDLHWWTTDAELEAELSKYGTVKEVKFFDEKASGKSKGYCQVEFHEPAAATACKDGMNGHVFNGRACVVAFASPFTVKRMGEAQMNRNHQTAQAATVNSQARRGPGDTTVKTGLNNNNATGGNFQGGGDNNRNFGRGNWGRGGPQGMGNRGPVGPMRNRPGGAIGRGYIGNGGSGFGQGMGAGPPLVHPQTMMGQGFDPAFGGPMGRMGGYGGFPGAPTPPFSGMLPSFPPVGGVGLPGVAPHVNPAFFGRGMPMNGMGMMPRAGMDGPNMGMWSEPNMGGGWAGDEHGYRAGESSYGEEAVSDHQYGEESRDRGAWLSNKEKDRGSERDWSGSSDRRHRDDREPSYERDKARDKNTGHDHDWQEERRHQDDRDVGRESVRERDRDHSRTRSRDRDRDRDLEKDRGSGREHDRHRDDRDRYGDHHRYKDREQEYDDEWDRGRSSRRHTKSRLPHEDDSRSRSRDVDYEKRRRLTSD, from the coding sequence ATGGACGAAAATGAAGTTGCCGAAGGGGACGGGTTTGAGGATCGGGTCGGGGCTCCGATGGAGCAGTTCCACAGGAATGAAGCTATCTCCGCTGTTGCGGATGATGGGTttcttgttgaagaagaagatgatgattatgAGGATCTTTATAACGATGTTAATGTTGGTGAAAATTTTCTTCAGTCAGTTCGTAAGAATGAGGATTTAGGGTTTAAGAAGGAGACTGAGCTTGTTGCTCCAACACCGGAGAGTAGCCGTGCCGCTCTGCCAGTTGCAGTTGGAGAGGTGAAAGTTGAGAAAGAAGAGAATGTAGTGTCTAGGGTTTCGGATGGACCTGACGGGTTTAGGGATTTAGGGTTTAGGGGGAATGAGTTGGGAGGTAGAGATCCGGTAAAGGTTGAGTCATCTGATCCGGTAAAGGTTGAGACTTGTGGTCTGTTGGGTAAGATGGCTGATTTAGAGCAAAATACAGGCGATAATATTGTGAATCAAGGGGTAATTCAACGGCCTAatgctgctggttctggtgttatAGGCAATGCTGGTAATGTTGGGAACTCAGGGAATGATAATTTGGTTAGGCACGGAATGGTGAATGGGAATTCTACAGGTAACAATGTTGGCGGAGTAGGGGTCTTGGGCGGAGGTCCTAGTGGAGGAGGTGGCGGTGGTGGAGGGACGTTTCTATTTGTTGGTGATCTGCATTGGTGGACAACAGATGCTGAGCTGGAGGCAGAGTTAAGCAAGTATGGAACTGTGAAAGAGGTTAAATTTTTTGATGAAAAAGCTAGTGGGAAGTCGAAAGGATATTGCCAGGTTGAGTTTCATGAACCTGCAGCTGCCACGGCTTGTAAAGATGGGATGAATGGACATGTTTTCAATGGACGGGCTTGTGTGGTCGCCTTTGCTTCACCATTTACTGTGAAGAGAATGGGTGAGGCTCAGATGAATCGAAATCATCAGACAGCTCAGGCTGCTACTGTGAATTCACAGGCGAGGCGGGGGCCTGGCGATACCACTGTTAAAACTGGTCTTAACAACAACAATGCTACAGGTGGTAATTTTCAAGGTGGTGGGGATAATAACAGGAATTTTGGGAGAGGAAATTGGGGCAGAGGAGGTCCGCAGGGGATGGGGAATAGGGGTCCCGTTGGTCCTATGAGAAATAGGCCTGGTGGCGCCATAGGGAGAGGGTATATCGGAAATGGTGGAAGTGGATTTGGACAAGGTATGGGTGCTGGACCTCCGTTGGTGCATCCTCAAACAATGATGGGTCAAGGCTTTGATCCTGCTTTTGGAGGGCCTATGGGGAGAATGGGTGGTTATGGAGGATTTCCTGGTGCTCCAACTCCACCATTTTCGGGTATGTTACCTTCATTTCCACCAGTTGGAGGAGTTGGTTTGCCTGGTGTGGCTCCTCATGTAAATCCTGCGTTCTTTGGAAGAGGAATGCCAATGAATGGTATGGGAATGATGCCTCGTGCTGGCATGGATGGGCCTAACATGGGTATGTGGTCTGAGCCTAATATGGGTGGTGGATGGGCCGGAGACGAGCATGGCTACAGAGCGGGAGAGTCGAGTTATGGGGAAGAAGCTGTATCTGATCATCAGTATGGAGAAGAAAGCCGTGATAGAGGAGCTTGGCTTAGTAACAAAGAAAAAGATAGAGGCTCAGAACGAGATTGGTCTGGTTCTTCAGACAGAAGACATAGAGACGATAGAGAACCTTCTTATGAAAGAGATAAAGCTAGAGATAAGAATACAGGGCATGATCATGATTGGCAAGAAGAGAGGCGACACCAAGACGATAGAGACGTTGGACGAGAGAGTGTGAGAGAGAGGGATCGTGACCACAGTCGCACACGCTCTAGAGATCGTGATCGTGACCGTGACCTTGAGAAGGATCGGGGTAGTGGACGGGAGCATGACCGTCATAGGGATGATAGAGATAGATATGGTGATCATCATAGGTACAAGGACCGCGAGCAAGAATATGATGATGAATGGGACAGGGGAAGATCATCAAGGAGACACACCAAATCACGGTTACCGCATGAAGATGATTCACGGTCAAGATCACGGGATGTAGATTATGAAAAGAGGCGTCGTCTGACCTCTGATTAA
- the LOC107772507 gene encoding uncharacterized protein LOC107772507, with protein sequence MDENEAAEGDGFGDRVGAPVDQFHRNEAISAVADDGFLVEEEDDDYEDLYNDVNVGENFLQSVRKNEDLGFKKETELVAPTPESSRAALPVAVGEVKVEKEENVVSRVSDGPDGFRDLGFRGNELGGRDPVKVESCDPVKVEPCDPLGKVADLEQNARDNVVNRGVIQRPNAAGAGSLGNAGNVGNSGNDNLVRHGMVNGNSTGNNVGGGPSGGGGGGGGTVLFVGDLHWWTTDAELEAELSKYGTVKEVKFFDEKASGKSKGYCQAEFHEPAAATACKEGMNGHVFNGRACVVAFASPFTVKRMGEAQMNRNQQTAQAAPVNSQARRGPGDTAVKTGLNNNNATGGNFQGGGDNNRNFGRGNWGRGGPQGMGNRGPVGPMRNRPGGGVVGRGFMGNGGSGFGQGMGTGPPLMHPQTMMGQGFDPAFGGPMGRMGGYGGFPGAPNPPFSGMLPSFPPVGGGVGMPGVAPHVNPAFFGRGMSMNGMGMMPRAGMEGPNMGMWSEPNMGGGWAGDEHGYRAGESSYGEEAVSDHQYREESRDRGAWPSNKEKDRGSERDWSGSSDRRPRDDREPSYDRDKARDKNTGYEPDWQEERRRQDDRDVGRERVRERDRDHSRKRSRDRDRDLEKDRGSDRERDGHRDDRDRYADNHRYKDREQEYDDEWDRGRSSRTHTKSRLSHEDDSRSRSRDIDYEKRRRLTSD encoded by the coding sequence ATGGACGAAAATGAAGCTGCCGAAGGCGACGGGTTTGGGGATCGGGTCGGGGCTCCGGTGGATCAGTTTCACAGGAATGAAGCTATCTCAGCTGTAGCGGATGATGGTTttcttgttgaagaagaagatgatgattatgAGGATCTTTATAACGATGTTAATGTTGGTGAAAATTTTCTTCAGTCAGTTCGTAAGAATGAGGATTTAGGGTTTAAGAAGGAGACTGAGCTTGTTGCTCCAACACCGGAGAGTAGCCGTGCCGCTCTGCCAGTTGCAGTTGGAGAGGTGAAAGTTGAGAAAGAAGAGAATGTAGTGTCTAGGGTTTCAGATGGACCTGACGGGTTTAGGGATTTAGGGTTTAGGGGGAATGAGTTGGGAGGTAGAGATCCGGTAAAGGTCGAGTCTTGTGATCCGGTAAAGGTTGAGCCTTGTGATCCGTTGGGTAAGGTAGCTGATTTAGAGCAGAATGCGAGAGATAATGTTGTGAATCGAGGGGTTATTCAAAGGCCTAATGCTGCTGGTGCGGGTAGTTTAGGAAATGCTGGTAATGTTGGGAATTCAGGGAATGATAATTTGGTTAGGCACGGAATGGTGAATGGGAACTCAACGGGTAACAATGTTGGTGGAGGACCTAGTGGAGGAGGAGGCGGTGGTGGAGGGACGGTTCTATTTGTTGGTGATCTGCATTGGTGGACAACAGATGCTGAGCTGGAGGCAGAGTTAAGCAAGTATGGAACTGTGAAGGAGGTTAAATTTTTCGACGAAAAAGCTAGTGGGAAGTCGAAAGGTTATTGCCAGGCTGAGTTTCATGAGCCTGCAGCCGCCACAGCTTGTAAAGAAGGGATGAATGGACACGTTTTCAATGGACGGGCCTGTGTGGTCGCCTTTGCTTCGCCATTTACTGTGAAGAGAATGGGTGAGGCTCAGATGAACCGAAATCAGCAGACGGCTCAGGCTGCTCCTGTGAATTCACAGGCGAGGCGGGGGCCTGGCGATACAGCTGTTAAAACTGGTCTTAACAACAACAATGCTACAGGTGGTAATTTTCAAGGTGGTGGGGATAATAACAGGAATTTTGGGAGAGGAAATTGGGGCAGAGGAGGTCCGCAGGGAATGGGGAATAGGGGTCCTGTTGGTCCTATGAGAAATAGGCCTGGTGGTGGCGTTGTAGGAAGGGGGTTTATGGGAAATGGTGGAAGTGGATTTGGACAAGGTATGGGTACTGGACCTCCGCTGATGCATCCTCAAACAATGATGGGTCAAGGTTTTGATCCTGCTTTTGGAGGGCCTATGGGGAGAATGGGTGGTTATGGAGGATTTCCCGGTGCTCCAAATCCACCATTTTCGGGTATGTTGCCGTCATTTCCACCAGTTGGAGGAGGTGTTGGTATGCCTGGTGTAGCTCCTCATGTAAATCCTGCATTCTTTGGCAGAGGAATGTCAATGAATGGTATGGGAATGATGCCTCGTGCTGGTATGGAGGGGCCTAACATGGGTATGTGGTCTGAGCCTAACATGGGTGGTGGATGGGCGGGAGACGAGCATGGCTACAGAGCGGGAGAGTCAAGTTATGGGGAAGAAGCTGTATCTGATCATCAGTATAGAGAAGAAAGCCGTGATAGAGGGGCTTGGCCTAGTAACAAAGAAAAAGATAGAGGCTCAGAACGAGATTGGTCTGGTTCTTCAGATAGAAGACCTAGAGACGACAGAGAACCTTCTTATGATAGAGATAAGGCTAGAGATAAGAATACAGGGTATGAGCCTGATTGGCAAGAAGAGAGGCGACGCCAAGATGATAGAGACGTTGGACGAGAGAGGGTGAGAGAGAGGGATCGTGACCATAGTCGCAAACGCTCTAGAGATCGTGATCGTGACCTTGAGAAGGATCGAGGTAGTGATCGGGAGCGTGACGGTCATAGGGATGATAGAGATAGATATGCTGATAATCATAGGTACAAGGACCGCGAGCAAGAATATGATGATGAATGGGACAGGGGAAGATCATCAAGGACACACACCAAATCACGGTTATCGCATGAAGATGATTCACGGTCAAGGTCAAGGGATATAGATTATGAAAAGAGGCGTCGTCTGACTTCTGATTGA